A window of the Candida orthopsilosis Co 90-125, chromosome 1 draft sequence genome harbors these coding sequences:
- a CDS encoding nucleosome assembly protein: MSEPIKKKNGDISKAPTPQNTPASVTNSYLKSQPPTVPTIEEGNENKINQTLANNPVLLSMIQGKLGDLVGKNSGYVANLPPAVKNRIYGLKSIQQQQMKLETEFQKELLELEKRYFKKYEPLYAKRKEVIVGDVEPTEQEIEEGKALEEKDEEEDEEDDDENKEQQEEEESAVGKDARGIPGFWLTALENLSTVSETITDKDSEILEHLIDIRMQYLSTPGFELIFEFGENEYLSNSILTKTYHYQAELGYSGDFVYDHATGCEINWKSKEKNPTINIERRKQRNKTTKQTRTIEKITPTESFFNFFDPPKPPKVEEDEAEDDEREDEDEDEDEDLEARLELDYQLGEEIKDRLIPRAVDWFTGDAVDFAYPDEFDGDEEGEFSDEEGEEEDDDDDEEDDDEDGQDGQGEKQPPAECKQQ; the protein is encoded by the coding sequence ATGTCGGAaccaatcaagaaaaagaacGGTGATATTTCCAAGGCGCCAACTCCACAAAACACTCCAGCTAGTGTCACCAACTCATACTTGAAATCACAACCACCAACAGtaccaacaattgaagaaggcAATGAAAATAAGATCAATCAAACTTTGGCCAATAATCCAGTGTTATTGTCTATGATTCAAGGTAAATTGGGTGATTTAGTGGGTAAGAACAGTGGGTATGTTGCCAATTTGCCTCCAGCGGTAAAGAATAGAATTTATGGATTGAAGtcaatacaacaacaacaaatgaaGCTAGAAACTGAGTTCCAAAAGGAGTTGTTGGAGTTGGAAAAGAGGTACTTCAAGAAATACGAACCACTTTATGCCAAGAGAAAGGAAGTTATTGTAGGAGATGTTGAACCCACtgaacaagaaattgaagaaggaaaagctcttgaagaaaaggatgaagaagaagacgaagaagacgatgatgaaaacaaagaacaacaagaggaagaagaatcaGCAGTTGGCAAAGATGCAAGAGGTATCCCAGGGTTCTGGTTAACTGCCTTGGAAAACCTATCCACAGTTTCCGAAACCATCACTGATAAGGATTCGGAAATATTGGAACATTTAATTGATATTCGTATGCAATATTTATCAACACCAggatttgaattgatttttgaatttggtgaaaatgAATACTTGTCTAATTCAATCTTGACTAAAACTTATCATTATCAAGCTGAATTAGGTTACAGTGGAGATTTCGTTTATGATCATGCAACTGGAtgtgaaatcaattggaaatcaaaGGAGAAGAATCCAACCATCAATATTGAAAGAAGGaagcaaagaaacaaaaccactaaacaaacaagaactattgaaaaaataacCCCGACTGaatcatttttcaatttctttgacccaccaaaaccaccaaaagttgaagaagatgaggCTGAGGATGATGAGAGGGAAGACGAagacgaagatgaagatgaagatttagAAGCTAGATTGGAATTGGATTACCAATTGGGTGAAGAAATTAAGGATCGTTTGATTCCTAGAGCAGTTGATTGGTTTACTGGTGATGCCGTTGATTTTGCTTATcctgatgaatttgatggtgatgaagaaggcGAATTTTCAGATGAGGAgggtgaagaagaagatgatgacgatgatgaagaagacgaTGATGAGGATGGACAAGACGGTCAAGGTGAAAAGCAACCACCAGCTGAAtgcaaacaacaataa
- a CDS encoding Pxa1 transporter (peroxisomal, half-size adrenoleukodystrophy protein (ALD or ALDp) subfamily ABC family transporter) produces MVSISRLAGYNKQDVKNIFLLLQEFMVTYKHNKVTLNYQSRPVVLFFSTLIATAGFGLYFSIRSVVNKYNEYVLAKKLRRPSLIRQSSNMLKNGTREVFIPSGKDSIKRIIIPKPNNDLYAADKYLYKDFAINQRLLSQKKGVLFNSKFLSQLAIIWRILIPKFYSKNTSLLLSQCFFLIFRTWLSLLVAKLDGQIVKNLIAANGKKFSRDLIYWLLIAFPASYTNAAIKYLDQRLALGFRTNLTRYIHDMYLDKTMAYYKIDLGASALQNIDQYITDDVTKFCSSLSSLFSSMGKPFIDLIFFAVYLRDNLGSGAIIGIFANYFLTAIMLKRATPSFGKLSAQGAHLEGIYFNQHLNFMTNCEEIGFYKGSLIEKAKLTENFKKLMDHVKKEINTSFWYATLEDYVLKYTWSAWGYIFAGLPVFLDELWPAEGKKKDVTPDAHADAISERKNMRQFITNKRLLLSLADAGSRLMYSIKDVNTLTGYTDRVFDLLTQLHRVHSPRFDYGDKNGIADIHGTIQNNYPNGLRFEHIPVIIPTPEGSEYTPLVKDLNFHIKSRNMLILGSNGSGKTSIARIIAGLWPLYSGLLSKPNDDDIFYLPQKTYFTTGNLRDQIIYPHSYVEMLEMGYNDDYLYHILREVKLEYLLKREGSFNVVKDWKDVFSGGEKQRVSIARVLFKNPKLVVLDESTNAVSTDVEDYLFELLKLKKIPFITLSHRPLLMKYHDYILEIEEEGTWKLHDLTSEENLKTIDNEIAEIEEKISQVSKWEKRKDEINDYLDGRFDDIGMESSIDFSEKSIQVGGA; encoded by the coding sequence ATGGTAAGTATATCGCGATTAGCCGGCTATAACAAGCAGGATGTTAAAAACatcttcttgttgttgcaagaGTTTATGGTTACatacaaacacaacaagGTTACATTGAATTACCAATCACGTCCAGTTGTTTTATTCTTTAGTACACTAATTGCCACTGCTGGATTTGGgttatatttttcaataagaAGTGTTGTCAACAAGTATAACGAGTATGTGTTGGCTAAGAAATTGAGACGTCCCAGTCTTATTCGTCAGTCGTCGAATATGTTAAAAAATGGTACTAGGGAGGTTTTCATTCCTAGTGGCAAGGACTCCATCAAGAGGATAATTATACCTAAGCCAAATAACGATTTGTATGCAGCTGATAAGTATCTATACAAGGACTTTGCAATCAATCAACGTCTTTTGCTGCAAAAGAAAGGtgttttgttcaattcaaaGTTCCTTAGTCAGTTGGCCATCATATGGAGGATCTTGATTCCTAAATTTTACAGCAAGAATACCTCATTGTTGTTATCACAATGTTTCTTTCTAATATTTAGAACTTGGTTGTCTTTATTGGTCGCCAAGTTAGATGGTCAAATTGTCAAGAATTTGATTGCCGCAAATGGTAAAAAGTTTTCTCGTGATTTGATTTACTGGTTATTGATTGCTTTTCCTGCCTCATACACAAACGCTGCTATAAAATACTTGGATCAAAGATTGGCTCTTGGTTTTAGAACCAATTTGACAAGGTATATCCATGACATGTATCTTGATAAAACAATGGCTTATTACAAGATAGATTTAGGTGCTTCTGCGCTACAGAATATTGATCAATACATCACTGATGACGTGACCAAATTTTGTTCTTCCTTATCATCgttgttttcttcaatggGTAAGCCATTTATTGACTTGATCTTTTTTGCTGTTTATTTGAGAGACAATTTAGGTAGTGGTGCTATCATTGGTATATTTGCTAATTATTTCCTCACGGCAATTATGTTGAAGAGGGCTACACCAtcatttggtaaattgtCGGCGCAAGGAGCTCACCTTGAAGGTATTTATTTCAACCAACATTTGAACTTTATGACTAATTGTGAGGAGATTGGATTCTACAAGGGATCCCTTATTGAAAAGGCTAAGCTTACAGAAAActttaaaaaattgatggatCATGTAAAGAAGGAAATCAATACGAGTTTTTGGTATGCAACATTGGAAGATTACGTCTTGAAATATACTTGGTCTGCATGGGGTTATATCTTTGCTGGATTGCCTGTATTCTTAGATGAATTGTGGCCTGCTGAAGGAAAAAAGAAGGATGTAACACCCGATGCACATGCAGATGCTATTAGTGAACGTAAGAATATGAGACAGTTTATCACCAACAAGAGATTGTTATTGTCTCTTGCAGACGCCGGATCTAGATTGATGTACTCGATCAAGGATGTTAATACATTAACTGGATACACCGATAGggtatttgatttgttgacaCAATTGCATCGTGTGCATTCACCTAGGTTTGACTACGGCGATAAAAATGGAATTGCTGATATCCATGGTACGATTCAAAACAATTACCCTAATGGATTGAGATTTGAGCATATTCCTGTCATTATTCCAACTCCAGAAGGTTCTGAATACACTCCATTGGTTAAAGATTTGAACTTCCACATCAAGCTGAGGAATATGTTAATTTTGGGTTCCAATGGATCAGGCAAGACTTCGATTGCTAGAATTATTGCTGGATTATGGCCATTGTACAGTGGACTATTATCCAAAcccaatgatgatgatatctTTTACCTCCCACAAAAGACCTATTTCACAACGGGTAATTTACGAGATCAAATCATCTACCCACATTCATATGTTGAAATGTTGGAGATGGGTTACAATGATGATTATTTATATCATATCCTTCGTGAGGTCAAACTAGAatatcttttgaaaagagaGGGTAGTTTCAATGTGGTCAAAGACTGGAAAGATGTTTTCAGTGGTGgagaaaaacaaagagtTAGTATTGCTCGTGTTTTATTCAAGAATCCTAAATTGGTTGTTCTTGATGAAAGTACCAATGCTGTTAGTACcgatgttgaagattatctttttgaacttttgaagttgaagaaaatcCCATTTATCACTTTATCTCATCgaccattgttgatgaagtatCATGATtatattttggaaattgaagaagaaggtaCTTGGAAATTACATGATTTAACTAGTGAAGAGAATTTGAAGACtattgataatgaaattgctgaaattgaagaaaagattaGTCAAGTGAGTAAATGGGAAAAGAGGAAggatgaaatcaatgattatTTGGATGGCagatttgatgatattggAATGGAAAGTTCGATTGACTTTTCAGAAAAGTCCATCCAAGTTGGTGGAGCTTAG
- a CDS encoding nicotinic acid mononucleotide adenylyltransferase has translation MDPTNDPNFMPPSKNKNIEPTAPPHAIPHNVPIQPFVMEDLGEALDDPAPHPASSAKPSVIRGRSYESSGESESRYHSKIPRKHTELTNSSSDEEDIIIDITEPHEKPRKEILPPSIQVRSSQIADLEEVPHGIQRQATELADYSFPTHRLATTLTDESKSPLVIVACGSYSPITYLHLRMFEMALDAVIEQTRFEVIGGYYSPVSSNYKKQGLAPAHHRVRMCELACERTSSWLMVDAWESLQPKYTRTALVLDHFNEEINIKRGGIMTKSGKRRGVKIMLLAGGDLIESMGEPDVWADQDLHHILGKYGCLIVERTGSDVRSFLLSHDIMYEHRKNILVIKQLIYNDISSTKIRLFIRRGMSVQYLLPNSVIRYIQQHNLYGDSEPVKQVMSERAD, from the coding sequence ATGGACCCCACAAACGATCCAAATTTTATGCCTCCgtcaaagaacaaaaacattgaaCCAACTGCACCACCGCATGCTATACCGCATAACGTCCCAATTCAACCGTTTGTGATGGAAGATTTAGGTGAAGCGTTGGATGATCCAGCGCCACACCCTGCTTCTTCAGCAAAGCCATCTGTTATTCGAGGCAGATCTTACGAAAGCAGTGGAGAATCTGAATCAAGGTATCATTCCAAGATTCCTCGTAAACATACTGAGttgacaaattcatcatcagatgAAGAGGACATTATTATTGACATTACTGAGCCTCATGAAAAACCtcgaaaagaaattttacCACCATCTATTCAAGTACGTTCTTCCCAAATTGCTGATTTGGAAGAGGTTCCTCATGGGATACAGCGGCAGGCTACTGAATTGGCTGATTATAGTTTTCCTACTCATCGGTTGGCTACTACCTTAACAGATGAATCCAAATCTCCATTGGTTATTGTTGCTTGCGGAAGTTACTCGCCCATAACTTATTTACATTTGAGAATGTTTGAAATGGCGTTGGATGCTGTTATAGAGCAAACTAGATTTGAAGTCATTGGTGGGTACTATAGTCCTGTTTCTTCAAACTACAAAAAGCAAGGCTTGGCCCCAGCACATCACAGAGTGAGAATGTGTGAATTAGCCTGTGAGCGTACATCCTCCTGGCTTATGGTTGATGCATGGGAATCATTACAACCAAAGTATACTAGAACAGCATTAGTTTTGGATCACTTtaatgaagaaatcaatattAAACGAGGGGGGATCATGACTAAGTCAGGTAAGAGAAGAGGTGTCAAAATTATGCTATTAGCGGGTGGTGATTTGATCGAATCAATGGGAGAACCAGATGTATGGGCGGACCAAGATTTACATCACATACTCGGGAAATATGGATGTTTGATTGTGGAAAGAACAGGATCAGATGTGAGAAGTTTCCTTCTAAGTCATGACATTATGTATGAGCATAGAAAGAACATTTTGGTGATCAAGCAATTAATTTATAATGATATTTCGTCAACGAAGATACGATTATTTATTAGAAGAGGTATGTCTGTACAATACTTGTTGCCCAATTCGGTCATCAGATACATTCAACAGCACAATCTTTATGGTGATTCTGAACCTGTCAAACAGGTGATGTCGGAGCGTGCGGACTAA
- a CDS encoding Leu1 3-isopropylmalate dehydratase: MAPKTLYDKVFEDHIVYKDDSNSCLLYIDRHLVHEVTSPQAFEGLRNAHRSVRRTDCTLATVDHNIPTTPRTTFKDVDSFIQQSDSKLQVKTLEQNVKDFDVKYFGMSDSRQGIVHIVGPEQGFTLPGTTVVCGDSHTSTHGAFGALAFGIGTSEVEHVLATQTIIQTKSKNMRIFIDGSLSEGITSKDLILHVIGVIGTAGGTGCVIEFAGKAIEDLSMEARMSICNMSIEAGARAGMIKPDETTFKYIKGRPLAPKGEQWDKAVKYWKTLHSDPGAKFDYDIKIAAKDIVPTITWGNSPQDALPITAKVPDPAEVSDPIKKEGMIRALKYQGLTPNTPLKDIKIDKAFIGSCTNSRIEDLRAAARVAKGHKKADNVKEVLVVPGSGLIKRQAEKEGLDKIFEAAGFTWREAGCSMCLGMNPDILSPEERCASTSNRNFEGRQGARSRTHLMSPAMAAAAAIKGHFTDIREFEHKHTDEPEVAIESGEEDQELQDAVYEHEKVPMDVSQAVEDDRLKDIPQPSPKKTKPSSDLAEGLDKFTVLTGIAAPLFKANVDTDAIIPKQFLKTIKRTGLKDGLFYEARFVKENGKDVETDFVLNREPYRKAEILVVTGDNFGCGSSREHAPWALKDFGIKSIIAPSFGDIFYNNSFKNFLLPIRLPQDVIESKLIPVIEGGHKLTIDLPNQQIRDGETDEMLVEHFDVEEFRKHCLLNGLDDIGLTLQKEEYIQAFEEKRRDVFSFLEGGSKLITPVRGAKKSKYGLKTQEW, translated from the coding sequence ATGGCTCCAAAAACATTATACGACAAAGTATTTGAGGACCACATTGTCTACAAAGATGATTCTAACTCTTGTTTATTATATATTGATAGACATCTAGTTCACGAGGTTACATCCCCGCAAGCTTTCGAAGGATTGAGAAATGCTCATAGGTCGGTAAGAAGAACGGACTGTACATTGGCTACAGTAGATCATAATATCCCAACAACTCCTAGAACCACTTTTAAAGATGTTGATtcatttattcaacaaagtgaCTCTAAGTTGCAAGTCAAGACTTTGGAACAAAATGTAAAAGACTTTGATGTCAAGTACTTTGGTATGAGTGATAGCAGACAAGGTATTGTCCACATTGTTGGTCCAGAACAGGGGTTTACTTTGCCAGGTACCACTGTTGTTTGTGGTGATTCACATACATCTACACACGGTGCTTTTGGTGCTTTGGCATTTGGTATTGGTACCTCAGAAGTTGAACATGTCCTTGCCACACAAACAATCATccaaaccaaatcaaaaaacatGAGGATATTTATTGATGGGTCCTTGAGCGAAGGAATCACTTCTAAGGATTTGATCTTGCATGTTATTGGTGTAATTGGTACTGCCGGTGGTACTGGATgtgttattgaatttgctGGTAAAGCTATCGAGGACTTGTCTATGGAGGCAAGAATGTCGATATGTAATATGTCAATTGAAGCTGGTGCAAGAGCAGGTATGATTAAACCAGATGAAACAACATTCAAATACATCAAAGGAAGACCATTGGCACCAAAAGGTGAACAATGGGATAAAGCTGTCAAGTATTGGAAGACATTACATTCAGACCCAGGtgcaaaatttgattatgATATCAAGATTGCTGCCAAGGACATTGTACCCACTATAACCTGGGGTAACTCCCCACAAGATGCATTGCCAATTACCGCCAAGGTTCCTGACCCAGCTGAAGTAAGTGACCCTATTAAGAAAGAGGGTATGATTAGAGCATTGAAATACCAAGGATTAACTCCAAATACTCCATTAAAGGACATCAAAATAGATAAGGCTTTCATTGGTTCATGtacaaattcaagaattgaagatttaaGAGCTGCCGCAAGGGTAGCAAAGGGACACAAAAAAGCTGATAATGTCAAAGAAGTCTTGGTTGTGCCTGGTTCTGGTCTTATCAAAAGACAAGCTGAAAAGGAAGGTCTTGATAAGATTTTCGAAGCAGCTGGTTTTACATGGAGAGAAGCAGGTTGTTCAATGTGTTTGGGAATGAACCCTGATATCTTGAGCCCAGAGGAGAGATGtgcttcaacttcaaacaGAAACTTTGAGGGTCGTCAAGGAGCAAGGTCGAGAACACATTTGATGTCACCAGCAATGGCAGCTGCAGCTGCCATAAAGGGTCATTTTACCGATATCAGGGAGTTTGAACACAAACACACTGATGAACCTGAAGTAGCAATTGAGCTGGGTGAAGAGGATCAAGAATTGCAAGATGCTGTTTATGAACACGAAAAAGTGCCAATGGATGTATCACAAgctgttgaagatgatagACTCAAAGATATACCCCAACCATCTCCTAAAAAAACCAAGCCATCATCTGACTTGGCTGAAGGTCTAGATAAATTCACCGTGTTGACCGGTATTGCAGCTCCTTTATTTAAGGCAAATGTTGACACTGATGCCATTATCCCAAAACAGTTCTTAAAGACTATTAAAAGGACCGGTTTGAAAGATGGTTTGTTTTACGAAGCTAGATTCGTCAAAGAGAATGGTAAAGATGTTGAAACTGATTTCGTTTTGAATAGAGAACCATACAGAAAAGCAGAAATTTTGGTTGTCACTGGTGACAATTTTGGATGTGGCTCTTCTAGAGAACATGCTCCATGGGCATTAAAAGATTTTGGTATCAAGTCCATAATAGCACCATCATTTGGTGATATTTTCTACAACAACtcattcaagaattttttGCTTCCAATTAGATTACCACAGGATGTCATTGAGTCCAAGCTTATACCAGTTATTGAAGGAGGGCACAAATTGACAATTGATTTGccaaaccaacaaataaGAGATGGCGAAACTGATGAAATGTTGGTCGAACATTTCGACGTCGAAGAATTTAGAAAGCACTGTTTGCTCAATGGTTTGGATGATATTGGATTGACATTACAAAAGGAAGAGTACATTCAAGCATTcgaagaaaaaagaagagatgttttttcatttttggaAGGTGGATCGAAATTGATTACTCCAGTGAGAGGTGCCAAAAAGAGCAAGTACGGTTTGAAAACTCAAGAATGGTAA